The Teredinibacter sp. KSP-S5-2 genome includes a window with the following:
- the flgA gene encoding flagellar basal body P-ring formation chaperone FlgA, translated as MTLLPFIFSSLLISDSFECSPESIIETKREIVAPVSNVAQATCQKLSKKYRNISTVLIGRRTTPNISADELGEFNIGALKAGRIKVTWKGLKGKKKAEFWYKVSATGEAWIARKNIPPMSVIKKNDIKKEEVNIARYEGINHIFYEYPPIGLISTKRIRKGQTLFKENLSSPPMISKGKTIKAVLTTNDVKIIAIGEALEYGWNVNDVISIRVQNSEGSIKAKIISEDEVHII; from the coding sequence ATGACTCTTTTGCCATTTATTTTTTCATCTCTTTTGATCTCGGATAGCTTTGAATGCAGTCCTGAGAGCATAATCGAAACAAAGAGGGAGATCGTCGCCCCGGTTTCAAATGTTGCGCAAGCAACATGCCAAAAGCTGAGTAAAAAATACCGAAACATATCTACCGTATTAATAGGAAGGCGTACTACACCAAATATCTCTGCAGATGAGCTTGGGGAATTCAACATAGGAGCACTTAAAGCAGGCCGTATAAAAGTTACATGGAAAGGATTGAAAGGCAAAAAAAAAGCAGAGTTTTGGTACAAGGTATCTGCAACGGGAGAAGCATGGATAGCAAGAAAAAATATACCTCCTATGTCAGTAATAAAAAAAAATGACATTAAAAAGGAAGAAGTCAACATAGCGCGCTACGAAGGAATAAATCATATTTTCTATGAATATCCACCAATTGGATTAATTAGCACAAAAAGAATTAGAAAAGGACAAACTTTATTTAAAGAAAATCTTTCCTCGCCCCCAATGATATCAAAAGGAAAGACAATTAAAGCCGTACTTACAACGAACGATGTCAAAATTATCGCCATAGGCGAAGCACTGGAATATGGATGGAATGTCAATGATGTTATATCAATTCGAGTTCAAAACTCTGAAGGCTCTATTAAAGCAAAAATCATCTCAGAAGATGAGGTTCATATTATTTAG